From Nguyenibacter vanlangensis, one genomic window encodes:
- a CDS encoding ABC transporter substrate-binding protein encodes MPETQNLTRRALLGTSLASLAPLPFLPDRARSATMGSMGHDDSQCAATGKGLVPPVPGPTRRLTIAWNESAVCTAAVPVAKAKGFFARYNIDVDYVNFAGATDQLLEALSTGKADGAPGMALRWLKPLQQGFDVKLVAGLHAGCMYLLAPPNGGIKQLADLRGKTVGVTDIGGPDRNFFSIRLKEAGIDPESDVQWRQYPADLLPVALQRGDVQAITDGDPFSYLQKRQFGLAEIDSNMRGEWAHIACCVIGLRGSLIRDEPAVAAAVTRAILDAGAWLACNPDEAGRIFKPYAAKASAEDIAQMIRIQGHHHQTLGSAFRDDIVRYADALKQIGVFRPSLDTSRYAQRVTQDLLAA; translated from the coding sequence ATGCCGGAAACACAGAACCTGACCCGCCGCGCGTTGCTGGGGACCTCGCTTGCGTCTCTCGCTCCATTACCCTTTCTACCGGACCGCGCGCGGTCCGCCACGATGGGGTCGATGGGTCATGACGACAGCCAGTGCGCCGCCACCGGCAAGGGGCTGGTGCCGCCCGTGCCCGGTCCGACCCGTAGATTGACCATCGCCTGGAACGAAAGCGCCGTCTGCACCGCCGCCGTGCCCGTCGCCAAGGCGAAGGGATTCTTCGCACGCTACAATATCGACGTCGATTACGTGAATTTCGCCGGCGCCACCGACCAGTTGCTGGAAGCCCTGTCGACCGGCAAGGCCGACGGCGCGCCAGGCATGGCGCTGCGCTGGCTCAAGCCGTTGCAGCAGGGATTCGACGTCAAGCTGGTCGCGGGCCTGCATGCGGGCTGCATGTATCTGCTGGCGCCGCCCAATGGCGGAATCAAGCAACTGGCGGACCTGCGCGGAAAAACCGTGGGCGTCACGGACATCGGCGGGCCGGACCGGAATTTCTTCTCCATCCGGCTGAAAGAAGCTGGCATCGATCCGGAAAGCGACGTGCAATGGCGGCAATATCCGGCCGACCTGCTGCCGGTGGCGCTGCAACGCGGCGACGTGCAGGCCATCACGGACGGCGACCCGTTTTCCTACCTGCAGAAACGGCAGTTCGGGCTGGCCGAGATCGACAGCAACATGCGGGGGGAATGGGCGCACATCGCCTGCTGCGTCATCGGCCTGCGCGGCAGCCTGATCCGCGATGAGCCCGCGGTCGCAGCGGCGGTGACACGCGCGATCCTGGACGCCGGCGCCTGGCTGGCCTGCAATCCCGACGAGGCAGGCCGGATCTTCAAGCCCTATGCCGCCAAGGCAAGCGCCGAGGATATCGCCCAGATGATCCGGATCCAGGGTCATCACCACCAGACATTGGGATCGGCCTTCCGCGACGACATCGTGCGCTATGCCGACGCGCTGAAACAGATCGGCGTCTTCCGCCCCTCGCTCGACACGTCCCGCTACGCCCAGCGGGTCACGCAGGATCTCCTCGCCGCATGA
- a CDS encoding ABC transporter permease subunit, with amino-acid sequence MSRSHSTSLGLGAADHASPGDQATARRRILSRAPLPRVLPWAAGPAWFVAALATWRWPDADDFPDTNQLAALFLVIGLALTAAAALRRLSARAPWAIALGLGFAAWEIVQAKLLWLPRPFFGTPQDLLDVFLTDWKRLGDSLLHSLGLLAVGYGTGSALGIATGVGLGRSPRVRYWVQPVIRLIGPLPPVALLPLAFVLIPSSRLASEALLALAAGFPTAILTWSGVAAVDPAYYDVARTMGARNRFLVLRVALPAAMPQIFVGLFMGLGVSFATLVVAEMLGVKSGLGFYMQWAQGWAAYPNMYAALLVMSLMCTGLVTLLFKVRDRVLSWQKDGLKW; translated from the coding sequence ATGAGCCGCTCCCACTCGACATCCCTTGGCCTGGGCGCCGCCGATCATGCGTCCCCAGGCGACCAGGCAACCGCGCGTCGCCGCATCTTGTCCCGTGCCCCCTTGCCGCGGGTGCTGCCCTGGGCGGCGGGTCCGGCATGGTTCGTGGCCGCCCTGGCCACCTGGCGCTGGCCGGACGCCGACGATTTTCCGGACACGAACCAACTGGCCGCGCTCTTCCTCGTGATCGGGCTGGCGCTGACGGCCGCCGCCGCCCTGCGCCGGCTGTCGGCGCGCGCGCCATGGGCCATCGCGCTCGGCCTGGGCTTCGCGGCGTGGGAAATCGTGCAGGCCAAGCTGCTCTGGCTGCCGCGCCCGTTCTTCGGCACGCCGCAGGACCTGCTGGACGTCTTCCTGACGGACTGGAAGCGGCTGGGCGACAGCCTGCTGCACTCACTGGGCCTGCTGGCGGTGGGATATGGCACGGGATCGGCGCTGGGCATCGCCACCGGCGTCGGGCTGGGCCGTTCGCCGCGCGTCCGCTACTGGGTGCAGCCGGTGATCCGCCTGATCGGCCCGTTGCCCCCCGTGGCGCTGCTGCCGCTGGCCTTCGTGCTGATCCCCTCCAGCCGGCTGGCCAGCGAGGCCCTGCTTGCCCTGGCGGCCGGCTTTCCCACCGCCATTCTCACCTGGTCCGGCGTCGCCGCCGTCGATCCGGCCTATTACGACGTCGCCCGCACCATGGGCGCGCGCAACCGCTTCCTGGTGCTGCGCGTCGCCCTGCCCGCCGCGATGCCGCAGATCTTCGTCGGCCTGTTCATGGGGCTGGGCGTCTCCTTCGCCACCCTGGTGGTGGCCGAAATGCTGGGCGTGAAGTCCGGCCTGGGCTTCTACATGCAATGGGCCCAGGGCTGGGCGGCCTATCCCAACATGTATGCGGCGCTGCTGGTGATGTCGCTGATGTGTACGGGACTGGTCACGCTGCTGTTCAAAGTACGCGACCGCGTCCTGTCCTGGCAGAAGGACGGGCTGAAATGGTGA